One stretch of Methylopila sp. 73B DNA includes these proteins:
- a CDS encoding YqaA family protein, which produces MLRRLYDWMLSLAAGPRAKLALFGVSFAEASFFPLPPDILLVPMTIARPHDAYRLALLTGLGSTLGGALGYAIGSLLYDSVGLWIIHLYGYGDKMDAFRETYAHYGLWIILLKGLTPIPYKLVTITSGFAGYNFFLFMLLTVISRTLRFLAVAWILKRYGEPVREFIERKLALSAFILLFFVVGGFVLVKYVV; this is translated from the coding sequence ATGCTGAGACGCCTCTACGACTGGATGCTCTCCCTCGCCGCCGGTCCGCGGGCAAAGCTCGCGCTGTTCGGGGTCTCCTTCGCCGAAGCCTCGTTCTTCCCGCTGCCGCCGGACATCCTGCTGGTGCCGATGACGATCGCGCGCCCGCACGACGCCTACAGGCTCGCGCTGCTGACGGGCCTCGGCTCGACGCTCGGCGGCGCGCTCGGCTACGCCATCGGATCGCTGCTCTACGACAGCGTCGGGCTCTGGATCATCCATCTCTATGGCTACGGCGATAAGATGGACGCCTTCCGGGAGACCTACGCCCATTACGGGTTGTGGATCATCCTGCTGAAGGGCCTGACGCCGATCCCCTACAAGCTGGTGACCATCACCTCGGGGTTCGCGGGCTACAATTTCTTCCTCTTCATGCTCCTGACCGTCATCTCGCGCACGCTGCGGTTCCTGGCGGTGGCATGGATCCTCAAACGCTATGGCGAGCCGGTGCGGGAGTTCATCGAGCGGAAGCTGGCGCTGTCCGCGTTCATATTGCTGTTCTTCGTGGTCGGCGGCTTCGTGCTGGTGAAGTACGTGGTGTGA
- a CDS encoding disulfide bond formation protein B, which produces MAASPLRSPATAGFFIAVVAAATVGGALVFEHGFGYVPCMLCLWERWPYYLGAPLALLAALLALRGHAAAKLPFAALALLFLGGAVLGAYHAGVEWGFWPGPTSCAGANAAPTSAGGLLAQMKTTRIVPCDRAAWRLLGVSLAGYSALISLGCAALAGRAAQRA; this is translated from the coding sequence ATGGCGGCCTCCCCTCTCCGCTCCCCCGCGACCGCCGGCTTCTTCATCGCGGTCGTCGCGGCCGCGACCGTCGGCGGCGCGCTCGTGTTCGAGCACGGCTTTGGCTACGTCCCCTGCATGCTGTGCCTGTGGGAGCGCTGGCCCTATTACCTCGGCGCGCCGCTCGCGCTGCTCGCCGCCCTGCTCGCGCTGCGCGGCCACGCCGCGGCGAAGCTTCCGTTCGCCGCCCTCGCCCTGCTGTTCCTGGGCGGAGCCGTCCTCGGCGCCTACCACGCCGGCGTCGAGTGGGGGTTCTGGCCGGGCCCGACCAGCTGCGCCGGCGCGAACGCCGCTCCGACCTCGGCCGGCGGCCTGCTCGCCCAGATGAAGACGACGCGGATCGTCCCCTGCGACCGCGCGGCCTGGCGCCTCTTGGGAGTCTCCTTGGCGGGCTACAGCGCGCTG